Part of the Quercus robur chromosome 5, dhQueRobu3.1, whole genome shotgun sequence genome, TCGCACGTGTGTACTTTGTGAGCAGTGAGCATTTACCATGTCAAAGGTGCATTCTTTGAATTGATTATGATGTTAGCTTTCTGCAGGCTGCTGCCAATCCTCCTTTGCCATCACAATCTTCTCCAGGGTATGTGGACTTAGAGGAAACTGCCAAGAAAGAACGACAGCGAATTGAAGAGTTGCTTAGAAGTAAAGGAATGAAACAAGGTTTTTGTCCCCGCTTTACTGTTGCCATTAAGGGCAAAAAGGTTAGtacattttcttctttagaATAATACAGCATTAAATATGGGCTATTTAGTGGCTCTCCTTAATATTACTTCACTTTGTAAATTACTATTATAGCCAATAGGGAGTCAACTTGGGTGATAGTCTCTTagtcatccaaaaaaaaaaaattgggtgaTAGTCTATTTGTCCTTGCAGAATGTAAAATATTACTAATGGTGAAGGAAATGCTTAATCTAGAAATTAAATGCTTCATTAATTTTCCCATAAATCTTGAGATTCAAATTTTAAGAGTCTTGTAGTCATAACATGgtaatctaataaaaataaaataaaatttgtagttatAACATGGTAAACCAACTAAACTTTCTTCACTAGATCACTTTCTTTGAAAATATCTTTTGTCGTTTCACTTTTCTATTTATTGCTTCTTGGACGCAAAGTTTTTGGTAGATTTAAACAAGGTTGATTTACTtcttttggttttaaaattcaaaattaagtTTAATGCAGTTCCTTTTCATGTAAATTCATAGTAGATGAGtctttcaaaatatatttgacTAAAGCTTTTGATGCATTATAGGTCACCATCAAATTCCAAATTCCTCCTGGTTGTGAGGTTTCACAGCTGATTACAAACCTTGTTTCACATCTTGGACTGAAGGTTGAAGAGTGTGGTGGTGGATCAGATATGTCATTGCGTGCTTGGGACAGGTTAAGTCAGTCTTAGTTTTGTTCAGTTGTCTTGTCATTGCATCAATGTTAGTCCTGGTCATTACTGAAATGTACTAAACAATGTTTTGTGGTTCTTGTGACTTATTCCAGTGCTGTTGCTTGGCAAATAACACTTACTCGTCCAGGAAAACAAGTCGAAGTTGAAGGGGATCTGGGACATTCAAAAGATATAAATGCGCAAGATGGGGATTTATGCATCCTCATATTTCGCTCACTCATAAGCTCAGAAAAAgctgttagtatttttttgttttagttatGAAACTATATTCATATCAAGTTTCTATTTCTCATTCTATGCTTCttatttatccaaaacaaaTAACTGGTCAATTATGAGAACTTCCTTATCAGCTAGCATAAACTGCAGGAAATTGAATTCATCAAAGAGGGGAGCTTGAGTTCCAATGAGCTTGAAGCTTTGGTGTCTGTTTTAGAATTAGCTGGTGGAAAGTTGGGACAAAATTGGACCTTTGAAAGAAAACCGAGGGAAGGTACTGCAAGGGTGCCATCTGTGGAAAAATCAGTTGCTAGTCTTGAGTCAATGGGTGTGAAAATATATGGACTTGATGAAGCCCCTCTTTATTCCTCAAACATTGAGTTTTCATGGGACAATATTGCTGGGTATGATCAGCAAAAGCGGTATGTAAAGGACCATGGTGCATTGCATCCATTTTTGCTATATTTTCAATCTTATTTTGTATGCTATTACATTTTGTTTACTTTCAATCAATACAGTTCCATTACTTGCAATGAAAACTTTCTTCATATTATCATAGTGAGGTGGAATCTCATGGCCTATGTTTAAGAATAGGCAAACAATAGCCAAGATAATTGCGCCTTTCTTCTTCAAGAGATTGTTTCTTGTATTTTAAAACAGAATCTCCCTGTTTATACCTAAGGAATTATTTTGACAGCAATGTGTTTTGGATTGGTGGCATATCTAGGTAATCCGTCTAATGTATGTAAACTAAATCTTTTATGTTCATTTGTTCAAGAACTAGGTGGAGCCTGTACTTTCCCTTTGAAGAGCCATTTAACTTATGTCAATTGAAGTCctttttagtttgattattcttgttctttttgttGTATTTCGGGTTAGATTTATCCATGATTATCTTTATACAAGTGCTTACTGTTGATTGCTGGTTGTGTAGAGAGATAGAGGATACAATTCTGTTGGCTCTGCATAGTCCTGAAGTATATGATGATATTGCTCGTGAGACTCGGCGAAAATTTGAGTCAAATAGGCCTCGAGCTGTGCTCTTTGATGGTCCACCCGGTATGCCCTTTAACCCCAAAATTGGTTGAGTGATTATGTTTGAATTGATTATCCTTATATAGAATGTACAGAATACCCTTTCCCCCTTCTTGATCAGTTTTGTAAATTGTAGAGGCATGTCTCTAGTACGTAGGCTCCAGGGCATCTGAATTAATGATCCAATGTGCGGGGCAATAAGGGAATAAGTATTTACAACTTGGGACATGACgcatttttgcaaaaaaaatttccttgtcTCTATCTATATTAATAATAACAGGA contains:
- the LOC126727023 gene encoding uncharacterized protein LOC126727023 isoform X2; translation: MQMVISFLQAAANPPLPSQSSPGYVDLEETAKKERQRIEELLRSKGMKQGFCPRFTVAIKGKKVTIKFQIPPGCEVSQLITNLVSHLGLKVEECGGGSDMSLRAWDSAVAWQITLTRPGKQVEVEGDLGHSKDINAQDGDLCILIFRSLISSEKAEIEFIKEGSLSSNELEALVSVLELAGGKLGQNWTFERKPREGTARVPSVEKSVASLESMGVKIYGLDEAPLYSSNIEFSWDNIAGYDQQKREIEDTILLALHSPEVYDDIARETRRKFESNRPRAVLFDGPPGTGKTSCARVIANQAGVPLLYVPLEVVMSKYYGESERLLGKVFSLANELPNGAIIFLDEIDSFAVARDSEMHEATRRILSVLLRQIDGFEQDKKVVVIGATNRKQDLDLALISRFDSMINFCLPDQQNRQEIAAQYAKHLTKPELDEVARVTEEMSGRDIKDVCQQAERSWASKIIRGQASKDGEPVSLRPPLQEYIESAITRQKALLSVAEPKKIQNSNPLQNNPKLDLC